The following proteins come from a genomic window of Natronosalvus vescus:
- a CDS encoding DUF7344 domain-containing protein — protein MSVQERRTETLAESEVFHILGNDRRRAIVQLLADQPGQLDVSDVASEIAEMESDAGSVPNNLYKSVYVSLQQTHLPQLEEDGVIAYDSTAKTIEPGVHFEDVYRYVDGAHTEYSPVLVSHLSLCVLGLLVIALTGLSLPVVSSIDPVLSSVLILLAIGASSLYRLLG, from the coding sequence ATGTCCGTACAGGAGCGCCGAACGGAGACTCTCGCGGAAAGTGAGGTCTTTCACATCCTCGGAAACGACCGGCGGCGAGCAATCGTCCAGTTGCTCGCCGATCAGCCGGGTCAGCTAGACGTCTCTGACGTTGCCTCGGAGATCGCCGAAATGGAGTCCGACGCCGGCTCCGTCCCGAACAATCTCTATAAGAGCGTCTACGTCTCTCTGCAGCAGACGCATCTCCCGCAACTCGAGGAGGACGGCGTCATCGCGTACGATTCGACGGCGAAAACGATCGAACCTGGTGTCCACTTCGAGGACGTGTACCGATACGTCGACGGTGCCCACACCGAGTACAGCCCCGTCCTGGTGAGTCACCTATCGCTGTGCGTGCTCGGTCTGCTGGTTATCGCGCTCACCGGACTCTCGTTGCCCGTAGTGTCGAGCATCGATCCAGTGCTCTCGAGCGTACTCATCCTGCTCGCAATCGGTGCGAGCAGTCTGTATCGGCTCCTGGGTTGA
- a CDS encoding DUF7344 domain-containing protein, which translates to MTDGTLSQAELFDVFSNARRRQTVQYLKRQQGTCDLAPLVEQVAAWENEISTDDVTRAQRRRVYISLYQTHLPMLEDHGIVNWDPDAHRIELVPNEETFEPYLDRDLQNQRPWHWYYASLSVAGAIVFTLASFSVGSMSPTIGPLVVLGVCLLVFVLALLHHTTQRPGHSLAFLSRR; encoded by the coding sequence ATGACCGACGGCACGCTTTCACAGGCGGAGCTGTTCGACGTGTTCAGCAACGCCAGACGACGACAGACCGTACAGTACCTCAAGCGCCAGCAGGGAACCTGCGACCTCGCGCCACTGGTCGAACAGGTTGCCGCCTGGGAAAACGAGATCAGCACGGACGACGTCACGCGAGCCCAGCGCCGCCGGGTCTACATCTCCCTGTATCAAACCCACCTCCCGATGCTCGAGGATCACGGCATCGTCAACTGGGATCCAGACGCCCACCGGATCGAACTCGTCCCAAACGAGGAGACGTTCGAACCATATCTGGATCGCGACCTCCAGAATCAGCGACCCTGGCACTGGTACTACGCCTCCTTGTCGGTGGCCGGGGCGATCGTGTTCACCCTCGCCTCGTTTTCCGTGGGCTCGATGTCGCCGACCATCGGCCCCCTCGTCGTCCTGGGAGTGTGTCTCCTCGTGTTCGTTCTCGCACTCCTTCATCACACCACCCAGCGGCCGGGGCACTCGCTGGCATTTCTCTCTCGGCGATAA
- a CDS encoding acyltransferase produces the protein MTRAERPFETGENCTIDDEATIGYGVDAGRTPPLIGHNATIRHGSIIYGDVVIGDDFVTGHDVLVREETTIGHDVLIGTKSIVDGRTDIGSHVSIQSAVYVPTDTTIGSNVFVGPGAVLTNDQYPIRTESGLEGPTIEDGASIGANATLLPGVTIGENAFVAAGALITEDVPPDTLAVGAPAEPRPLPAPLEGPNQLG, from the coding sequence ATGACGAGGGCCGAGCGTCCATTTGAAACGGGCGAAAACTGCACTATCGACGACGAGGCGACGATTGGCTACGGTGTCGACGCCGGGCGTACCCCGCCGCTGATCGGACACAATGCGACCATCAGACACGGATCGATCATCTACGGTGACGTCGTCATCGGCGACGACTTCGTGACCGGCCACGACGTCCTCGTCCGCGAGGAGACAACGATCGGCCACGACGTCCTCATCGGGACGAAGTCGATCGTCGACGGGCGTACCGACATCGGCTCGCACGTGAGTATTCAGTCGGCCGTCTACGTCCCGACCGACACGACGATCGGATCTAACGTCTTCGTCGGCCCCGGTGCCGTCCTGACGAACGACCAGTATCCGATCCGAACCGAGAGCGGTCTCGAGGGGCCGACGATCGAGGATGGTGCCTCCATCGGCGCGAACGCGACGTTGCTCCCCGGGGTCACGATCGGCGAAAACGCGTTCGTCGCCGCGGGTGCGCTCATTACTGAGGACGTTCCACCAGACACGCTCGCCGTCGGTGCACCGGCCGAACCACGACCACTCCCGGCACCCCTCGAGGGGCCAAACCAGCTAGGATGA
- a CDS encoding DegT/DnrJ/EryC1/StrS family aminotransferase gives MTEITIADPDLGSAAYDRVHSVLESGQLADGPEVRRFEREFARYCGADHGVATTNGTTALVTALNALGVEDGDAVVTTSFSFVASANAIRLAGATPLFADIDPETYTIDPDDVARIVRNRPDVVGILPVHLYGLPASMDRLLEVADDHDLFVLEDACQAHGAAIDGRPVGSLGDAACFSFYPTKNMTTGEGGMITTTREDVAQAAAGYINHGRDVTGDRGYDHIALGQNHRMTSLAAAIGRTQLERLPTFTAARQNNAAAYDEGLADLPVTTPTVPDGMEHVYHQYTVGVDDRDSLATWLENRGIGTGVYYPTPIHRQPAYETVSTAAATLPHAERAADHVLSLPVHPNIDADDRETVLEAIAAYYDGQ, from the coding sequence ATGACCGAGATAACTATCGCCGATCCCGACCTCGGCTCGGCCGCATACGATCGGGTACACTCGGTTCTCGAGAGTGGACAGCTCGCCGACGGGCCGGAAGTTCGTCGGTTCGAACGGGAGTTCGCCCGGTACTGCGGGGCCGATCACGGCGTCGCGACGACCAACGGGACGACCGCGCTGGTGACGGCGCTCAACGCCCTCGGCGTCGAGGACGGTGACGCCGTCGTGACGACGAGCTTTTCGTTCGTCGCGAGCGCGAACGCGATTCGATTGGCGGGGGCGACGCCGCTGTTCGCCGATATCGATCCCGAGACGTACACGATCGATCCAGACGACGTCGCCCGGATCGTGCGCAACCGGCCCGACGTGGTTGGCATCCTCCCGGTACACCTCTACGGGTTGCCCGCGTCGATGGATCGGCTGCTCGAAGTGGCCGACGATCACGACCTCTTCGTTCTCGAGGACGCCTGCCAGGCCCACGGTGCTGCAATCGACGGCAGGCCGGTCGGGAGCCTCGGAGACGCGGCCTGCTTCTCGTTTTACCCGACGAAGAACATGACGACGGGCGAAGGCGGGATGATCACGACGACCCGGGAGGACGTTGCCCAGGCTGCGGCGGGGTATATCAACCACGGCCGTGACGTGACCGGCGACCGCGGCTACGACCACATCGCACTCGGGCAGAACCACCGGATGACGAGCCTGGCGGCCGCCATCGGGCGCACTCAGCTCGAGCGCCTCCCCACGTTTACTGCAGCCAGACAGAACAACGCGGCTGCCTACGACGAAGGGCTGGCCGACCTGCCGGTTACCACACCGACCGTCCCTGACGGCATGGAACACGTTTACCATCAGTACACGGTCGGGGTGGACGACCGCGACTCGCTCGCGACGTGGCTCGAGAATCGAGGGATCGGCACGGGCGTCTACTACCCGACGCCGATCCACCGCCAGCCGGCGTACGAAACGGTGAGCACGGCTGCGGCAACGCTCCCACACGCCGAGCGGGCGGCCGACCACGTACTGTCGCTCCCGGTACACCCGAACATCGATGCGGACGACCGAGAGACGGTTCTCGAGGCGATTGCTGCTTACTACGACGGACAATGA
- a CDS encoding Gfo/Idh/MocA family protein — protein sequence MTRDTTTSSTEPIRAGVIGVGAMGENHARIYGELRGVDLVGVTDLDEALAESVASRYDTAAVPMDDLLATCDVVTVAVPTQAHYETVSTCLEAGVHVLVEKPIAETLDEGRALIRTAEDAGLILQVGHIERFNPAVETVAAVIEELDVIAVEAERLGPPVDRTTTDDVVSDLMIHDIDVVGSLLEDTPTVVSAMSTDDGQYATTTMLSDGVIVSLTASRRTQKKVRRLTITASECLVEVDYLQQSVLIHRDSYPEYVTDEGTNRHRHESVVERPRVENGEPLKRELEAFVDAVRTGSEPPVTGEDGLAALETVERIERLCADSDREVIAR from the coding sequence ATGACACGGGATACGACGACTTCATCGACGGAACCGATCCGTGCCGGCGTCATCGGCGTCGGCGCAATGGGCGAGAATCACGCACGCATCTACGGCGAACTCAGGGGTGTCGACCTCGTCGGCGTCACCGACCTCGACGAGGCACTCGCCGAGTCGGTCGCGAGCCGCTACGACACCGCGGCGGTGCCCATGGACGACCTGCTCGCGACCTGCGACGTCGTCACTGTCGCCGTCCCGACTCAGGCCCACTACGAGACGGTGTCGACCTGTCTCGAGGCCGGGGTTCACGTGCTCGTCGAGAAACCGATCGCGGAGACGCTCGATGAGGGACGAGCGCTGATACGAACGGCCGAGGACGCCGGTCTCATCTTGCAGGTCGGACACATCGAGCGGTTCAATCCGGCCGTCGAGACCGTCGCCGCGGTGATCGAGGAGCTAGACGTAATCGCCGTCGAGGCCGAACGACTCGGGCCGCCGGTCGACCGCACGACGACCGACGACGTCGTCTCCGATCTGATGATTCACGACATCGACGTGGTCGGGTCACTGCTTGAGGATACGCCGACGGTTGTGTCGGCGATGAGTACCGACGACGGCCAGTACGCGACGACGACCATGCTGTCCGACGGCGTCATCGTCTCGTTGACGGCGAGTCGTCGAACGCAGAAGAAGGTTCGTCGACTCACGATCACCGCCAGCGAGTGTCTCGTCGAGGTCGATTACCTCCAGCAGTCGGTGTTGATCCACCGCGACTCCTACCCCGAGTACGTGACCGACGAGGGAACCAACCGCCACCGTCACGAGAGCGTCGTCGAACGGCCTCGCGTCGAGAACGGCGAACCACTCAAGCGGGAACTCGAGGCGTTCGTCGACGCGGTCAGAACCGGCTCGGAACCGCCCGTAACCGGGGAGGACGGACTGGCCGCCCTCGAGACCGTCGAACGCATCGAACGGCTGTGTGCCGATTCCGATCGGGAGGTGATCGCCCGATGA
- a CDS encoding nucleotide sugar dehydrogenase, with amino-acid sequence MSREPMGLYGYGGTESAQRRALTRGEVPVAVYGLGKMGLPLAGVFAEVTGAVTGVDIDPAVVDAVNAGESHVGGEPGLEELLADQVARGRLEATTDGASAATNARIHVIIVPTLITPDDQPDLSTIESVVADVAGGLSKGDLVIVESTLPPGTCRDVIAPHLAAESGLEPGSFGVAFCPERTASGSALRDIRGQYPKVVGGVDDESGRAAALVYDELSSNAVHLVSDATTAEAVKVFEGVYRDVNIALSNQLAGTAPELGVSVREVIETANHIPMCHLHDPGPGVGGHCIPYYPHFLLSQVETPLEMVELGRRVNREMPARTVTMLEDALTALTRSGRDDGDVLEDAAVLVLGFTYRPGVEETRASPAIDIVETLRERGADVWGCDPLVDPADFGAQAIDVDDLASGPTFDAAILVTPQSDFERIPWATFEPMVVLDGRDVLALEETDHRVVTLGGARGNRPTVIDGDVLAETGTSTIGRPAAFDASR; translated from the coding sequence ATGAGCAGGGAGCCGATGGGGCTGTACGGCTACGGGGGAACCGAGTCGGCCCAACGGCGGGCGCTGACGCGCGGGGAGGTTCCCGTCGCCGTCTACGGCCTCGGGAAGATGGGGCTCCCCCTCGCGGGCGTGTTCGCCGAGGTGACCGGCGCGGTGACGGGTGTCGACATCGACCCCGCGGTCGTCGACGCGGTGAACGCCGGTGAGAGCCACGTCGGCGGCGAACCCGGTCTCGAGGAACTGCTGGCCGACCAGGTCGCTCGCGGGCGTCTCGAGGCGACGACCGACGGCGCGAGCGCGGCGACGAACGCGCGAATCCACGTCATCATCGTGCCGACGCTGATCACGCCCGACGATCAGCCCGACCTGTCGACGATCGAATCCGTCGTTGCGGACGTCGCTGGCGGCCTCTCGAAGGGCGATCTCGTCATCGTCGAATCGACCCTTCCCCCGGGCACCTGTCGGGACGTCATCGCCCCGCATCTCGCCGCCGAAAGCGGTCTCGAGCCCGGTTCCTTCGGCGTCGCCTTCTGTCCCGAACGGACGGCCTCCGGCTCCGCGCTGCGGGACATTCGCGGGCAGTACCCGAAGGTCGTCGGCGGCGTCGACGACGAGAGCGGGCGCGCGGCGGCGCTCGTGTACGACGAACTCTCGAGCAACGCCGTTCACCTGGTCTCGGACGCGACGACGGCCGAGGCGGTGAAGGTGTTCGAGGGGGTCTACCGAGACGTCAACATCGCGCTGTCGAACCAGCTGGCCGGCACCGCGCCCGAACTCGGAGTCTCGGTTCGCGAGGTGATCGAGACGGCCAACCACATTCCGATGTGTCACCTCCACGATCCGGGGCCGGGCGTCGGCGGCCACTGCATTCCGTACTACCCGCACTTCCTGCTCTCGCAGGTGGAGACGCCGCTCGAGATGGTCGAACTCGGCCGGCGGGTCAACCGCGAGATGCCTGCCAGAACGGTGACGATGCTCGAGGACGCGCTCACGGCGCTGACCCGATCCGGGCGTGACGATGGCGACGTGCTCGAGGACGCCGCCGTGCTCGTTCTCGGCTTCACCTACCGGCCGGGCGTCGAGGAGACCAGGGCCTCACCCGCGATCGATATCGTCGAGACGCTCCGCGAGCGGGGTGCGGACGTCTGGGGCTGTGACCCGCTGGTCGACCCGGCCGACTTCGGCGCCCAGGCGATCGACGTCGACGACCTCGCGTCGGGGCCGACGTTCGACGCGGCGATCCTCGTGACGCCTCAGTCCGACTTCGAGCGGATTCCGTGGGCCACCTTCGAGCCGATGGTCGTCCTCGACGGCCGGGACGTCCTCGCGCTCGAGGAGACCGACCACCGCGTCGTCACCCTGGGCGGCGCTCGCGGCAACCGGCCGACGGTCATCGACGGCGACGTGCTGGCCGAAACCGGGACGTCGACGATCGGTCGGCCGGCGGCGTTCGATGCGTCCCGGTAG
- a CDS encoding alkaline phosphatase family protein gives MTVVVFAFEGLDEASLERFAPDVPTIADLRERGVSGTLEPTVPATPASVWTSVVTGTDPSYHGIFDETTAEGYPGAGRPVSAIDVRRPTLWDYLTGEGANTIVCGLPLTDPPGPMNGVVVPGRTAGDSSAVALPVADPADDESPPPFQESRRGTIPNASDTGLPAGRPWTVADLEGPAELPSLIDARRRLSVDLLDTEPWELAIVHVPVADPSGRLPDGTTDTSRAIYRAADRLVASVLETVPDETTVVGCSPLGAPQPVEYRVHVNELLAANGLLEREPKRGSGTGSGLVPSLESLLATASSAFSRATSAFSRISRMFGRASMHHHRNDEDWTSAYQWGRSLAFCPSASGAGVRLNVAGRERYGRVVNSAYEETRAAVLEALRDCRDPDGNPAFEFACNREHLYDGPFVREAPDVICSTARTACTLAPEPGRRSFTPAAGATQPGPGTFFAAGPAIRENGNANENGPLTAADIAPLVIAALGRPVPTLMTGSVPEEVVRGAIGYGTYTTVAHGTVLTDPTFDDALLGDHLEEFDYR, from the coding sequence ATGACCGTCGTCGTCTTCGCGTTCGAGGGGCTCGACGAGGCGTCTCTCGAGCGGTTTGCACCCGACGTGCCGACGATCGCCGACCTTCGCGAGCGTGGGGTCTCGGGAACGCTCGAGCCGACGGTACCGGCGACGCCCGCCAGCGTGTGGACGTCGGTCGTGACGGGTACGGATCCGAGCTATCACGGGATTTTCGACGAGACGACCGCCGAGGGCTATCCCGGTGCCGGCCGTCCCGTCTCCGCTATCGACGTTCGTCGGCCCACGCTGTGGGACTACCTGACCGGCGAGGGGGCCAACACGATCGTCTGTGGGTTGCCGCTGACCGATCCGCCGGGGCCGATGAACGGCGTCGTCGTCCCGGGACGCACGGCCGGCGACTCGAGCGCTGTCGCGCTTCCGGTCGCCGATCCGGCGGACGACGAATCACCACCTCCCTTCCAGGAATCGAGACGGGGAACGATACCGAACGCCTCCGACACCGGCTTACCCGCGGGCCGCCCGTGGACGGTCGCCGACCTCGAGGGGCCGGCCGAACTACCGTCGCTCATCGACGCCAGACGCCGCTTGAGCGTCGACCTCCTCGACACCGAACCGTGGGAACTGGCCATCGTCCACGTCCCGGTGGCCGATCCATCGGGAAGACTGCCCGACGGAACGACTGATACGAGTCGGGCGATTTACCGCGCTGCCGACCGCCTCGTCGCGTCCGTCCTCGAGACCGTTCCGGACGAGACAACGGTCGTCGGCTGTTCGCCGTTGGGTGCGCCCCAACCGGTCGAGTACCGCGTGCACGTCAACGAACTGCTCGCAGCAAACGGGTTGCTCGAGCGCGAGCCGAAACGCGGGTCGGGGACTGGATCCGGCCTGGTGCCATCGCTCGAGTCACTCCTCGCGACCGCCTCGAGCGCGTTCAGTCGGGCCACGAGCGCGTTCAGTCGGATCTCGAGAATGTTCGGGCGGGCCTCGATGCACCACCATCGGAACGACGAGGACTGGACGTCGGCGTACCAGTGGGGTCGTTCCCTGGCGTTCTGTCCGAGTGCGAGCGGTGCGGGCGTTCGCCTCAACGTGGCCGGCCGCGAACGGTACGGCCGGGTCGTCAACTCCGCCTACGAGGAGACGAGAGCGGCCGTTCTCGAGGCGTTGCGCGACTGTCGTGACCCGGACGGCAATCCGGCGTTTGAGTTCGCCTGCAACCGCGAGCATCTGTACGATGGCCCGTTCGTCCGGGAGGCTCCGGACGTGATCTGTTCGACGGCCAGGACGGCGTGTACGCTCGCTCCGGAACCCGGCAGGCGGTCGTTTACCCCAGCAGCGGGTGCCACCCAGCCCGGCCCGGGAACGTTCTTCGCGGCCGGGCCAGCGATTCGAGAGAACGGGAACGCCAACGAGAACGGCCCGCTGACCGCCGCCGACATCGCGCCGCTGGTGATCGCAGCACTCGGTCGTCCCGTCCCAACGTTGATGACGGGTTCGGTTCCCGAGGAGGTGGTTCGTGGCGCCATCGGGTATGGCACGTACACGACGGTCGCCCACGGGACGGTACTGACCGA